The sequence CTCAACACGCTCATACATGTGTTGCCACGTGCGACGGCGTGTAACTGTTGCGTTGTCGGCGGCTTTCCTCTTCAAGCCGGGAAACTCGGGACGTTAGGAGGGCGGAGCCAAGGAGCCTGTTTGTGTGCGCGCTGTTGAaagagcgtgcgtgtgtgatctTAGCTCGGTCACGTGACGCGTCGCTTCACCCACGCGGCCTCTTTCACTTCCTCCATCGTTCCGGCggctctttcttcctcttttgctctGCGGCTTCttgctcctccctctttttcctcgcCGTGCGAGGAGCGACAGAAACGACCGGATCATGTTTGTTCGTCCCGGTTTGAAGCTGCTCCGTTTATCACGCTACCTGCAGCGGATTCAAACGCGGGCTGCCCCCTGTGATGCCTGTAAACACGCGCCGCCACGTGAACGCCGTTTCTAGACTCCCGTGTTGGAAAGCCGGAGCGAACGTTGCGTTGAATGTCTTTAACTAGCTAAACTAGCTACTTAAACTAGCTACTGTAGGATTAAGACCCGTTCAAGCAAAGACGGGGTAGAAATGAAGCACTACCACCGGAAACCACCGGGGGGCAGCGTAGCCGCGACTGAATGTGTCATCGCCCCGTGTCATGAGGGTGATGGTCGGCGGTTCCGCCGCGCCCGTTTCTTGTTCCGTTTCCTGAAgtatttctctttctccccgCAGTACACCGGTCCCGTCCCGGCCGAGGGAGGGGCCGAGCCGGCCATGGGGGCGGATCCCGGCGAGACCCCAGCGCTGAGCGGCGGCCACGGCGGCGCGACCGCCACCCAGGATGCCCGGCGACCCGGtgcctgctgcttctgctggtgctgctgttgCAGCTGCTCCTGGTAGGAAGGCGTTCGGGACGGCGTTCGGGACGGCGTTCGGGACGGCTCCGGAAACGTCGACTTGGCACGACTCAAAACTTTGACTCATTAATTCTTGCTCTTGGGTgacctttctgtttttcttataGTGATTTGGACTTTTGGACCAATTTAACCGGAACTTACaacaaaagaggaaacaaaactAGCGGTAGCATTAGCGATAGCATTAGCGGCGCTGCATTTAGCTGTGAAGAGGAAAGTTTGTCTTTTATCCCCACGGATTAAAGTTCAAGACATCCCAGCTAGTTTTCCGGCTCCGTTCACACGGATGATACGTTTAAGTTCTTGAGTCGCTTTCACACCGGACCCGGTTCGGACCCGGTTccattggggagctgaaagtcgttGCATTTATCTCTTCTGAGAGTTCTAAAACGAACGGAAcgttctgagcagcatcacgtggtcgtcgattggacaaagtgggaggggaagtcccgccctctacCTTAGATGCGCTGCGTAGCATTACTACGCTTTCACACCGCATGCGAACAGaaccagggttcacttgcaaTCGAAgagagacccacgttttcaaaGCGGTCCAGAGTCCACTTGTTTGAGccgcaccagagttcggatgagctttcacacctgcccaaacgaagTGGAGCGTCCGAGGAAGCGGACCAAACGGCTCAGGTGTGAAAGCGACCTTGGAGGATTTGTCCCGCCCTCTTTAGAATTCACTGtggcggttctggttctggttttaGTGCCTCGCTATAAACACGTTTACAGCTACAACAGCGCTAACGGTTGAGTCGCCGCTACACCTTTAGCACGATGTCCGAACGCCGTTTCATCCCGTCGTTCTCGCCATCAGGaatgaagaggagaggcggaggtggagcctcaggaggaggaggaggaggaggaggagaacatcgCAGGACACCAAAATGGAACTCATACCAAACTGTGAAGCTTGGTGAGCGCAGCGCCAACGCAATTCTCCGATGCCCCGCCCCTTCTCCTACGTCTTCCTCTTGTGTCCCGTCGTCAGCGCCAAACCCTCGGCGGAGGAGGTCCGGGTGTGGTCCCAGTCCTTCGACACGCTGATGAGGAACCCGGCGGGTCGGAATGTGTTTCGGGAGTTCCTGCGGACCGAGTACAGCGAGGAGAACATGTTGTTCTGGCTCGCCTGCGAggagctgaaacaggaagtcagcaggAGCGCCATCGAGGAGAAAGCTCGCTCCATCTACGAGGACTACGTTTCCATACTGTCGCCCAAGGAGGTGAGAGCGCCCCCCGGAGGCGACGCGTCCGGTCCGGTCGGATGGTTTATCGGTTGATTATCGTGAAACCCCCCGACtcgtgcaaccccccccccccgactcgtGAACCTTCATCTGGTCGTTTCTCAAGATCCACTCAAATGTTGAAAAAAGACCCGATTCAGCAGAATGACGGTTATTGATCTGCTCGGTCCAGTTCAACGGGTTGAATCACACTTTTTCAATTTTATGTTGAAACTTGGTGTGTTTCGGGATTGATCGGGTCTTCATTGATCGGGTCTTCATTGATCGGGTCTTTCATTGATCGGGTCTTTCATTGATCGGGTCTTCATTGATCAGGCTTTAACTTGCAGCTCCTCCATTATTGCTGCTTATAAAACTTTCTAGTCGGTTTTATCTTCATGCTATTTTTAGTGTGTGTTTAACAGGTTGCTTCATTTTATAAGAGCgctggagtgtgtgtctgtgtgtgtgtgtgtgtgtgtgtgtgtgtgtgtgtgtgtgtgtgtgtgtgtgtgtgtgtgcaggaagcTATAAATTGCTGCTGTCATCATCATGCTTTTTATAGACTCTCTCTCCCTAcgtgcctgtctctctctctctctctctctcccgtttCCAGCTGTTTGTTCTCTACTCGTGTTTGCggcggcggagggggggggggaggagtttaAAGTGAAAGgctttctctttccctctccagGTGAGTCTGGATGCCCGGGTCCGAGAGGTGATCAACAGGCGGATGCAGGAACCCACGCCGCGAGCGTTCGAAGACGCCCAGATGCAGATCTACACCCTGATGCACCGGGACTCGTACCCGAGGTTCCTGTCCTCCGCCGTCTACGGCTCGCTGGTTACCGGAGGCTCGCGTTCCTCCTCCGAGTCCTAGTCCgactggctccgccccctcaccTGAGGATCGATGCCGGACCATTTCGGTGTTTTAGACACTCCTCCAAGAGGGATTgatcggaggaggaggcgacggACGGATtgatcggaggaggaggaggaggcgacggACGGATtgatcggaggaggaggaggaggaggcgacggACGGATtgatcggaggaggaggaggaggaggaggaggcgacggAGGGATtgatcggaggaggaggaggagacggacggattgatcggaggaggaggaggaggaggcgacggACGGATtgatcggaggaggaggaggaggcgacggACGGATTTCTTTGGGATGATTTCatgtttgactctttttttccaAGCGGGATGGATTTTTCATCCGACGTCGGGATGCTGTCCGGATCCGTCTCTTCTCTTTCACCCGACGTTCCCTCCATCCCTACAGAAGATTAAGCCTCTTCCGTTTATCTCCTCGTTTGCTGCATCGATTTCTCGTCTTTGAACGGACAAACGGACGGAAAACTGTGAAACAttagaatttattttctttaagtttctcctccttcctggagtttctttcctccttttcctttttttccgaGAGGAggcttttcctcttttcctcttttcctcttttcctccgaCCGGAGACGCGGCGGCGGGTGCAATAAAACACTGGAGTTTGGGAAAGCAACGCGTTTTACAGAATTGTTATTCCGCTTATTGTCCGACTCCTAAACGGGACGCGACGTGAATAAAACCCGGCTGGAGATCTGGTTCCGTATTTCTGACGTCCCATTCATCAAAGGTGTGAACATTTCTAGGAGAAATAGCAGCACAGTTCAGATTCAGAGCGGAAAAACACTTTAAACTGTCCAAAGGCTGCTTCTGAAATTTCCTGTTTAACAGGTATTTTAGAAATTAGTAAATGTCTgaatttaaattagaatcaTTTGTCTCTAAAAAGGCGAAGAAGGAATAGCTGCAGAATtaaaattcatgtctgatgcgTCATGGAATATTAAATATTCCTCCGGGATCCATTCGGGTTCTTTCCCGGGCCGTGACCCGTCGGCCCCGGTTGGGCGTGGTCTCGGGTTACCGGAACGTTCGGGGCCGGAGTTCTACCGTCAAAAGAAGCAAAGATGATAGAAAGACGTAAAAAGTCtcgacacacacctacacacgcacacgcacacaaacacacgcacacatctatacacacacacaccagggtgGCCCACCTGGGCCCTGCTGCTGACCTGCTTCTGTGACCTCTCACCTCAGACCTCACCACTGTCCCGCCCACTCGGATGcctgctcctgattggctgcatggCTGAACTGTGGTTGGTCAATTCAGGAagggggtgggaggaaaccccAGGTgcaaaaaataagtaaatagattatttatgCTGAGGAGagatgggaaatgtagttttctGCCGGACGGTCGCTCACAATGTGTTCAGCTTAGTATTgttcatgttatttattttatattttgttcaAACTGTGATTTTAATTGTACATATAAACAATTTCTTGAACATCCAATGAGAAGCAGCTTCGTTTGTTCAGCGTGCGATTTCTGATCTTTCCGCAGTTTCAcacttaaaaatattaattaattattcctTAAATACAGGACTTGTTAGAACAGCTAACGGATGACGTCACACAGGAAGGAGACCGAAACCGGATTGACCCTTTAAAGAAGCAGGAAGTTGTTCGGGAGGAAACGGAAACAGAACATGAACCAGTAACCGACTCTCCAACCAGTCAGTAACTTTCTAGGAGACTTTAGCGGTGACGTTTCCATG is a genomic window of Brachionichthys hirsutus isolate HB-005 chromosome 2, CSIRO-AGI_Bhir_v1, whole genome shotgun sequence containing:
- the rgs19 gene encoding regulator of G-protein signaling 19 isoform X1; the encoded protein is MCLRKRSGYRPPDLLNAKIYTGPVPAEGGAEPAMGADPGETPALSGGHGGATATQDARRPGACCFCWCCCCSCSWNEEERRRWSLRRRRRRRRRTSQDTKMELIPNCEACAKPSAEEVRVWSQSFDTLMRNPAGRNVFREFLRTEYSEENMLFWLACEELKQEVSRSAIEEKARSIYEDYVSILSPKEVSLDARVREVINRRMQEPTPRAFEDAQMQIYTLMHRDSYPRFLSSAVYGSLVTGGSRSSSES
- the rgs19 gene encoding regulator of G-protein signaling 19 isoform X2, with product MGADPGETPALSGGHGGATATQDARRPGACCFCWCCCCSCSWNEEERRRWSLRRRRRRRRRTSQDTKMELIPNCEACAKPSAEEVRVWSQSFDTLMRNPAGRNVFREFLRTEYSEENMLFWLACEELKQEVSRSAIEEKARSIYEDYVSILSPKEVSLDARVREVINRRMQEPTPRAFEDAQMQIYTLMHRDSYPRFLSSAVYGSLVTGGSRSSSES